The genomic interval CGGTAGACGCGGATGAGCCCGATCAGCAGGCCACCGGCGATCCGCGACGCGATACCCGGCTTTGCGGCGGGCGACGTCAACAGGCCGCCGACTCCCTCTGCTGCGCCAGCGCCTGCTCGACGGCCTCGACCGTGGCGTTGAAGGTCAGCATGGTGGAGGCGTGCCGCGCCTTGAAGTCGCGCACCGGTTCCAGCACCGCGCAGTCGGCCCAGCGCCCGTCCGGCGGCGGCCCGTTCTCCTTCAGCATCGCCTGCATCGCGTCGCGCACCGCGATCAGCTCGGGCAGCGTCGCGCCGATCACGTGCTGCGCCATGATCGACGAGGCGGACTGCCCCAGCGCGCAAGCCTTCACCTCGTGGGCAAAGTCCGACACCCGGTCGCCATCCATCTTCACGTCGACCGTCACGGTGGAGCCGCACAGGCGCGAATGCCCGGTCGCGGTCCCGTCGGGATCGGACAGCCGCCCCAGCCGCGGGATGTTGCCTGCCAGTTCGAGAATGCGCTTGTTGTAGATGTCGTCGAGCATCGTCGGGATCATCCGGTTTCCGCTACCGGTACCGCAAGGCCGGCTTTTGGCCCCTCTCCTTGCGAGGGGGATTGCGCCCCTATATATCGAGACGGAAGGGTGGCGCGGCAAGCCGTTTATGGAATCGGCGAATTTTGGCCCTATAATTGATCCGTTCCGGACAACGCGTCGTTTGAATCCGGAACGCAACGCAGAAGGGTGCTGACCGCCATGTCCGATAGCTCCGGCAAGAACTCGATGGACGCGATCCTGCGCAACCTGTCGACGTCGTCCGTCGAGACCCGCGAGCGCGACGCCGCGGCCCGGCCGAGCCGCGAGCAGGTCGAGGCCGCAGTGCGCACGCTGCTCGCCTGGACCGGCGACAACCCCAAGCGCGAGGGCCTGATCGACACGCCGCATCGCGTGGCCAAGGCCTACGAGGAGCTGTACGGCGGCTATTTCGAATGCCCGATCGAGGCGCTGTCGCG from Microbaculum marinisediminis carries:
- a CDS encoding iron-sulfur cluster assembly scaffold protein; protein product: MLDDIYNKRILELAGNIPRLGRLSDPDGTATGHSRLCGSTVTVDVKMDGDRVSDFAHEVKACALGQSASSIMAQHVIGATLPELIAVRDAMQAMLKENGPPPDGRWADCAVLEPVRDFKARHASTMLTFNATVEAVEQALAQQRESAAC